CCGACCCGGCGGCCTGCGCCTCGGAAGCGATTGCGCTGCCGGCGGTGAGTATAACGAGGCCCAATTCACCAAACGGATTCATCAAAGCGAGTCTTCCGGATGCGTCTGCGAATTCGTCTTCTCTGCCACGAATCGGCGCCGAGCGACAGCAACGCGTATCCTAGAATCAGGTGCATTTCCCTGCCAGCATCAAACCTCGCCCCGCGCGCCTCGGCATGCCGTAACGGCTGGCCACGGCATTCCAATCAACGCTCAATCGTCAGCGCACAAGCGATTGGGCAAGCTGCACAGGATCAACCCCCGAAAAACCCGAAGGGCTTCAATTTAGGTAAAGCATTTCATCAACATCAGCCAAGCCCCTAAACGGCAAAACGCCCCATCGACGTATTCCGTCGCTGGGGCGCTTGAAGCCGACAATTCTGCTAGTTTGCTAACTGCTAAACCGTGAGCGCTTTTTTGCGTGCCATACGCACGCGCGGGCTTACTTCTTGCCGGTGAGGATCGCGTCCTTCGCGGCCTTCGCCACGCGGAACTTCACGACCTTCTTCGCCGGAATCTTGATCGTCTCGCCCGTTGCCGGGTTGCGACCCATGCGCGCCTTGCGATTCACAAGCACCAGCTTGCCGACGCCCGGAAGCGTGAAGCCGTTCTTCGCCTGCTTGTAGGCGGTGTCCACCAGCGTCTCCATGAACGCGACGACCTGCTTGCGGGTCATCTCGTTCGACTCAGCCAGGTGGCCGATCAGGGCTGACTTACTCATTGACTTGGCCATCTTCACTCCTTCAATGTTGAATACCACTCGCTCTTGATGCCGCAACTCCACGGCACCGACCGCGGCAAAATGTATAGACTTCTATCGGCCAATACAAGAGCAAACCCCCATTTTTAAGGGCTTTTCTGGACACCCCCTTAAAAATTTCTAGGAAACTCGCCCGTTTGGCAGGCCCGAGACCGTCCACCGACCCCTTCTACTCCCGCCGGGCATAGACCCACCCCACCGCGAAATCCCCCCGTTTTACGGTGTGAATCACCTCAAATTGGGCCGAAAGCGCCTCGGAATCCGGCCAGTCCGGGGGCAGGTCACCGTACCCCAGGAGGTTGTTGATGTGCAGCAAGACGAAGTCCGCCCCGTCGATCGAGGGGGCCGGCGGAACCGCGTCACTGGCCGGCGTCACCCCGCGCGGCACAAAGGTAAAGAAGGGTTCCTTCGGCAGCGCCTGCCCGATGATCTCGGCCTCCCAGAGGTAGCTGACCACGAGGTCTCCCTTCTTGACGCGGCCGTCCTCGCTGCACCATTTGATCAGCGACTCCACGCCGTCGCTCGGCGTCTGGATCAGATTGCGATACCCCCGCGACTCCGCCCCCAGCCAGCGGTTACCCACGTTGTCATAACCGTAAAGTTGATACCACGGGTGCCCCTGATAGACCCGCACGCCGAGATGAATGAGCATGGCCGCGACCACGACGCACCAAACCCGCGTGGCGCCGCGCGAAACCCTGGATAACCAACTGCCGATCTCCACCGCCAGCCCCGCCGTGACGATCATCATGCACGGATAGACGCCCATGAGATAGAAAGTTTGCCGCAGCGGCAGAAAGCAGATCATTACGACGTAAAAGACAAACGACAACGTGCACGCCCGCCAACGTCCGTCGTCGCGCTCCCGAAACCCCGCAAGGACCAACCCCACCGCCGTCATCAGCCCCAGCGGGATCGTCAACTTCACGAGGATGATCCCCGCGTACAGGCGAAGATGATCGCTCCACAATGCCAACGGGAATGAGTTGTCCCACCGCAGCAGCCTCCGCAGAACTTCGCGGGCGATCTGATGGTCCACCACGTGCGCCGGCATCAGGACACAGACCGCGGCCGTCGAATAGGCGACCATGGCCACGTACCGCGACACCCTGCCCGACGCCATCACCCGTTGCCGCACCACGAAGACCGTCGTCTGCAACCAAATGACCAGGGCAATCGCCCATCCCACGCAGGCGGCGGACTTCGAGAAGTAGGCGGCGATGGCCGTGCCCAGCAGTACGGCGCAGTTGATCCCAAGAAGTCGATGCAGTCGCCGCAGGTCCTCCACGCGGCCCGCCGATTCCGACGATCGCGAAGGCCCGGAGGAAACCGTCAGCACCGCGCAGACAATGAACAGGTATCCCGCAAACAGCTTCGACCCGATGGCCAACGCGATGAGCAGTCCCGCAAGCAGCCACCGCTCCGGGTTCGGCCGCTGCATGTAACGAACGAAGGCCCACAGCGCCAATGTGGCAAAGAGCGCGACGAAGACATCCCCCTCGGTCATCGAAATGCGCTCGAATGACAAGAAATACGGCGAGAGCCCCAGCAGGATCGACGCCAGCGCACCGACCAGCGGCCCGAAACAGGCGCGCCCCAGCGCCGCCGTCGCGATGATCGTCAGCGCCCCGGCGACGATGCTCAGCATGCGCGAGACACGCAAATCGTCGCGCCCCGTCACCGCGAACGCCAAAGCGTTGACGTACATCGGCAGCCGCATCTGCGAGGCATCGAGCGACTCGTCTCCCCCGGTCAGCGGATGCTCAACAAGTCGAACGGCGATGTCGTGGTCGACCTGCTCGTCCCAAAGTGTCTCGAGCCCGCGCTGCGAATGCCACGCAATCCACCCCGACACCGCCGCCGCCAGCAGGCTCACCACAATCGACGCTCGACGGGCCGAGTCGGGGTTCATCTAGATTGCATCGGAGATTGACATGAATCGCCCCACATCCGGGACTGCCGACTATGGTCTCGAAGCGATGGCTTGCGCCAGTGGATTGACCAGGAGCGGTATCACGCGCGACACGGCCCACTCTTCCGCCCGCTCGGACAGCTCGCGGTGAACGTCGAGCAGATTCTCGCCCGCGGAGAATCCCCAATAGCGCCGGAGTGTGAGAAAAACACTCAGCGGTTGAACCTCGTATTGCTGCGTCCGCACCTCAAAGGTCGAAGTGCGACTCTTCACTTCCAGATAGACCTGCGTATCGCAGTTCTCGCTGAGCGACAGGCCGAGAAACGGCTGCGAGTCGATCGTCTGCATCACGCCTTCGTGACCCAGCAGCCCCGCCAGCGGCCCCTCGGAGAAAAACGTCTCCGCGACGAGTTGATCGTGATTCCCCCGATACTCCAGGTCGAACCCCATCACCACTTCCAGATGGTCATAGTCGAGTTCGCCGAGCGTCAGGTGATAAGGGGCCATCTTCAAGACTACCTGCCCGAGCCGCTCCGCTTCCTCCAGCGACGGCGGATTGAAATGCCCGAGCCGGATCGCCCCCGCGTCCAGCCGAATCCAGCGCTTCGTCCCATCGTCGGACTCGTCCTCTTCCAGCAGCAACGAGGCATCGTCGCGCCGGCGCAGCTTTCGCAGAAGCGGAAACTCCCGCATCACGCTGTCGAAGAAGTGAAGCACCGTCTCGCGTTCCAGGCCCAGGTCGAGCTTCAGAAACAATCGGGTGGCGACATGAAAATCGTCGCAATGTGCTCCGAAGATGTTGCTCATTGTCGGGCTCCTCCATGAGAGTCTGCGACGCAGATACCCGCCTGTTTCGCATTATGCAAGACCGGGCCCGGCGATTCAACTTGTCAATCCGCCATTCTTCGGGCCCACCGAAAAATCGTCGCGGTTGACGCACCATACTCGCGGCGAGACAATCATTTCTCCGCAGCCACGTCGTGATGTTGACCCCGAAGGAGCCGCCATGCCGAAGCGCAATCTCGCCTGGATCCTCGTGATTGCCATGATCACTCTCCTCATGTGGCAACTCCCGCAGACCATTGCCGGACGCGACGCCGTTTACAAGGCCTTCGGGCCCCTCGCCGACGTCAAAGCCCAGATTCATCGCCGCTTCGTCGATGACCTCGACGACGCCCGGCTCACAGACGCCGCCGTGGAGGCAGGCATCAAGGCGATGGTCGAGGAGCTTCACGACCCCTACGCCGGATATCTCAACCCCGAAGAATACAGCCGCTTCAAGAATCGCACCGACGGTTTCTTTGGCGGCATCGGCGTCGAAGTCTGGGCCAATCCGCGCGGCCTCGAAGTCATCAGCCGAGAACCCCGCTCCCCCGCCGATGACGCCGACATCCTCCCCGGCGACATCATCACCCACATCGGCGAGAAGTCCACCGCCGAACTGCCCCTCGTCGAGGCGGTCAATCACCTGCTCAACGGTCCGCCGGGCACCGAGCTCACCATCACGGTGATTCGTCCGTCGGCGCAGGACGAAGAGCGCGTCCTCACGCTCGCCCGCGCGATCATCCAGTTGAACCCCGTCCGCGGTTGGTCGCGCGCCGCCGAGGGCGGCTGGCGATACATGATCGATCCCGCCCTGCGCATCGGCTATGTCCGGCTCAACAAGTTCACCCATGACGCCCCGCAAAAGCTCGACGTCGCCGTTCAGCGCCTCATCGGGGCCGGCCTTCGCGGACTGGTCCTCGACCTCCGCGAAAACACCGGTGGCCTGCTCGATGCCGCCCGCGACGTGGCCGATCGCTTTCTTGAGTCCGGCACCATCGTCCGCATCGCCGGCCGCCGCGCCGACGGCAAGCGATGGTCGGCCATGCACGACGGCACCTATCCCCCCATGCCGATGTGCGTCCTCATCAACGGGGCCAGCGCCAGCGCCGCGGAGATCGTCGCCGGGGCCCTGCGGGATCATGAACGCGCCGAGATCGTCGGCGAGCGTTCCTACGGCAAGGGCAGCGTGCAGGAAGTCGTCGAACTCGACGGCAACAACGGCGCGATCAAGCTGACCACCGCCTATTACTATCTGCCCAGCGGACAATGCATCAATCGCGGGACCGGCGACAAATGGGGCGTCGATCCGACCATTCCCGTGCCGCTCTCCGAGGCCGAGCGCGCCAAATGGCAGGCCACCTGGCGCGAGATCGAGCGCGAGCCGGGCGCCACGCCCGAGTCCGACGCGCAGGCCGTCGATCCCGCCGAAGAGTCCGTCAGCGATCCGCACCGCGCCGCCGCCGAGCGCCGCCTGCTCGATGGCGACTTGCAGCTTCGCGTGGCTCTCAAGCACCTGCAGGACAAGCTGCGACCGCCCGGCACCGATATCGCCGACGACCAGGCCGCCTCATCGGCCGCTTCCAACGCACGCCGCCCATGACCACCATCCTCGGAATAGAAACTTCCTGCGACGAGACATCCGTCGCCGTCGTCGATGACGGCCGCCGCGTCCGTTGCAATCTCACCGCCACGCAGTTCGACCTCCACGCCAAGTACGGCGGCGTCGTCCCCGAGATCGCCTCCCGCGCCCACCTCGAAAAGCTCGACCCGCTCATCGAGGAGGCCCTCGCACAGGCCGCCTGCACCCCGGACGCCATTGATGCCATCGCCGTGACACAGATGCCCGGCCTCATCGGCTCGCTGCTCATCGGCGTCACCGCCGCCAAGACACTCGCCTGGGCATGGGACAAGCCGCTCGTCGGCGTCAACCACATCCACGCCCACGCGACCAGCGCCGCCATCGAGCTCACCGAAGACCCCTGGCCCGCCGTCGCCCTCGTCGTCTCCGGCGGCCACACCTCGCTCTACCACGTCCGCGACTACGACGACATTACTCTGCTCGGCGCGACCATCGACGACGCCGCCGGAGAGGCCTTCGACAAGATCGCCAGCATCCTCAAGCTCGGCTTCCCCGGCGGGCCCATCGTCGACAAACGCGCCGCCGCGGGAAACCCGAAGAGCGCCAAGTTCCCGCGAACCATGCTCGCCGCCGATTCGCTCGACTTCTCCTTCAGCGGCCTCAAGACCGCCGTCCTCTACCGAGTCCACGGCCCCGGCAAGACGACCGGCGGGCTGGAGAAGCTCAGCGATCAGCAGATCAGCGACATCTGCGCCGCCTTCAGCGCCGCGGTGGTCGATGTATTGGTGGAAAAGACGATGCGCGCCGTGGCGAAGACCGGCGTGCGCACGGTCGTGGTCGGCGGCGGCGTCGCGGCCAACTCCATGCTCCGCACGCGCCTCTCGGAGCGCTGCACGAAGGAAGGCCTCGCCCTGCACCTGACGCCGATGCGCTACTGCACCGACAACGGCGCGATGATCGCGGCGCAGGGATATCACCTGTTCGCCAAGGGCCGGCGCGATGAGCTTTCTCTTTCGGCGAAGGCGAGCGTTGGTATTTCGTAACGCAGCAAGTGAAGCGCCCCACCAGAGACGAGCCCCGGACTTGAGTCCGGGCGGTTCGGCGTCGACCTTTTGGTCCAGTTTTCGAGCGAGATGCGGCAAATCCCAAGGTGACATAAGGTGACACAAGGCCTTCGGGGATTGTGCCAACGCTTGTGGCGGGCATGTGTTAGGGCGGATGGTGGAAACGTCGAAAAATCGAAACGTCGAAACGTCGAAATGGTGCGCGGCGGCGGGATTGCGTGGGGGCGTTCGAGGGGCGGTCCCTCCCTCACGGTTGGGGCTCCGAATGGGGGCCGACTTCGACGATTTGCAAGGTGACATAAGGCGAAAAAAGTTTTTGGAGGCGCTGGCAAGTGTTGTGGCGGTCGCGTGTTGGGGCAGTTCGCAAATCAGGCGGTTTTTGGATGACACAGGCCTGACACGAGCCCGGGCCAGGTGTTCAAAAGGCGAAGGGGGCAATTGGTTTCCATAGGACATCGCGCGCCGTCCTGCCGAGCACTTCTGGATCGATCTCCATTCGTGAATCCTTGCTCGGCGTTCGCGCCTTGGCAGGCTGATCTCGTGGACTGGGCGATCAATCATCTGAACGCCCTCGCCTGCGCTTCGGGCGGGTACGCGGCGGCGATTCGAAAAGGGTGAGCTACTTCCAGCGGCGAAGCTCGGAAAGCCTCAGGGCCCGATTGCCG
This genomic stretch from Planctomycetia bacterium harbors:
- the tsaD gene encoding tRNA (adenosine(37)-N6)-threonylcarbamoyltransferase complex transferase subunit TsaD is translated as MTTILGIETSCDETSVAVVDDGRRVRCNLTATQFDLHAKYGGVVPEIASRAHLEKLDPLIEEALAQAACTPDAIDAIAVTQMPGLIGSLLIGVTAAKTLAWAWDKPLVGVNHIHAHATSAAIELTEDPWPAVALVVSGGHTSLYHVRDYDDITLLGATIDDAAGEAFDKIASILKLGFPGGPIVDKRAAAGNPKSAKFPRTMLAADSLDFSFSGLKTAVLYRVHGPGKTTGGLEKLSDQQISDICAAFSAAVVDVLVEKTMRAVAKTGVRTVVVGGGVAANSMLRTRLSERCTKEGLALHLTPMRYCTDNGAMIAAQGYHLFAKGRRDELSLSAKASVGIS
- a CDS encoding S41 family peptidase, yielding MPKRNLAWILVIAMITLLMWQLPQTIAGRDAVYKAFGPLADVKAQIHRRFVDDLDDARLTDAAVEAGIKAMVEELHDPYAGYLNPEEYSRFKNRTDGFFGGIGVEVWANPRGLEVISREPRSPADDADILPGDIITHIGEKSTAELPLVEAVNHLLNGPPGTELTITVIRPSAQDEERVLTLARAIIQLNPVRGWSRAAEGGWRYMIDPALRIGYVRLNKFTHDAPQKLDVAVQRLIGAGLRGLVLDLRENTGGLLDAARDVADRFLESGTIVRIAGRRADGKRWSAMHDGTYPPMPMCVLINGASASAAEIVAGALRDHERAEIVGERSYGKGSVQEVVELDGNNGAIKLTTAYYYLPSGQCINRGTGDKWGVDPTIPVPLSEAERAKWQATWREIEREPGATPESDAQAVDPAEESVSDPHRAAAERRLLDGDLQLRVALKHLQDKLRPPGTDIADDQAASSAASNARRP
- a CDS encoding HU family DNA-binding protein, coding for MAKSMSKSALIGHLAESNEMTRKQVVAFMETLVDTAYKQAKNGFTLPGVGKLVLVNRKARMGRNPATGETIKIPAKKVVKFRVAKAAKDAILTGKK
- a CDS encoding glycosyltransferase family 39 protein, which gives rise to MNPDSARRASIVVSLLAAAVSGWIAWHSQRGLETLWDEQVDHDIAVRLVEHPLTGGDESLDASQMRLPMYVNALAFAVTGRDDLRVSRMLSIVAGALTIIATAALGRACFGPLVGALASILLGLSPYFLSFERISMTEGDVFVALFATLALWAFVRYMQRPNPERWLLAGLLIALAIGSKLFAGYLFIVCAVLTVSSGPSRSSESAGRVEDLRRLHRLLGINCAVLLGTAIAAYFSKSAACVGWAIALVIWLQTTVFVVRQRVMASGRVSRYVAMVAYSTAAVCVLMPAHVVDHQIAREVLRRLLRWDNSFPLALWSDHLRLYAGIILVKLTIPLGLMTAVGLVLAGFRERDDGRWRACTLSFVFYVVMICFLPLRQTFYLMGVYPCMMIVTAGLAVEIGSWLSRVSRGATRVWCVVVAAMLIHLGVRVYQGHPWYQLYGYDNVGNRWLGAESRGYRNLIQTPSDGVESLIKWCSEDGRVKKGDLVVSYLWEAEIIGQALPKEPFFTFVPRGVTPASDAVPPAPSIDGADFVLLHINNLLGYGDLPPDWPDSEALSAQFEVIHTVKRGDFAVGWVYARRE